The Chryseobacterium suipulveris genome window below encodes:
- the fbp gene encoding class 1 fructose-bisphosphatase, with amino-acid sequence MSEQNFQTLGEFIIDKQEDFQYSTGELSRLLSAIRLASKVVNREVNKAGIANIIGKVGQQNVQGEEQQKLDVIANDIFIEALSQREVVCGIASEESDDFIEIKCSSNAHLSKYVVLIDPLDGSSNIDVNVSVGTIFSIYRRITEPGTPVTLEDFLQKGVNQIAAGYVVYGSSTMIVYTTGNGVNGFTLDPSLGTYYLSHPNMQFSKKGKIYSINEGNYIKFPQGVKNYIKYCQKEEEDRPYTSRYIGSLVSDFHRNMIKGGIYIYPSTSQSPNGKLRLLYECNPMALLAEQAGGKCTDGFNRILEIQPTELHQRVPFFCGSLEMVEKAEEFMRNAENQ; translated from the coding sequence ATGTCAGAACAAAACTTTCAAACACTCGGTGAATTTATTATTGACAAACAGGAGGATTTTCAGTATTCTACCGGTGAGCTTTCTCGTTTGCTAAGTGCAATCCGCCTTGCTTCAAAAGTTGTAAACCGCGAAGTAAATAAAGCGGGAATTGCCAATATCATAGGTAAAGTCGGCCAGCAAAACGTTCAGGGAGAAGAACAGCAGAAGCTCGATGTGATAGCAAACGACATCTTCATCGAGGCACTTTCTCAGCGTGAAGTTGTGTGCGGAATCGCATCTGAAGAAAGTGACGACTTTATTGAAATCAAGTGCAGCTCCAACGCACACCTCAGCAAATACGTGGTTTTGATCGATCCTTTGGACGGCTCATCGAATATCGACGTGAACGTTTCCGTGGGAACAATTTTCTCGATCTACCGACGAATTACCGAACCGGGAACTCCCGTTACTTTAGAAGACTTTCTTCAAAAAGGAGTCAACCAGATTGCAGCGGGTTATGTAGTTTACGGCTCCTCCACGATGATTGTTTACACCACAGGAAACGGAGTGAACGGCTTTACGCTCGACCCGAGTTTGGGAACTTACTACCTTTCACATCCCAATATGCAGTTTTCGAAGAAAGGCAAAATTTACTCGATCAATGAAGGAAACTATATCAAATTTCCGCAAGGTGTAAAGAACTACATCAAATATTGCCAAAAAGAGGAAGAAGATCGTCCGTATACTTCGCGGTATATCGGCAGTTTGGTATCCGACTTCCACAGAAATATGATTAAAGGCGGAATTTACATTTACCCATCAACTTCTCAATCACCAAACGGAAAACTACGACTTTTGTACGAATGCAATCCAATGGCATTATTGGCAGAACAGGCAGGAGGAAAATGTACGGACGGTTTCAATAGAATTCTGGAAATCCAACCAACAGAACTTCACCAAAGAGTTCCTTTCTTCTGCGGAAGTTTGGAAATGGTGGAAAAAGCGGAGGAATTTATGCGCAACGCAGAAAACCAATAA
- a CDS encoding aspartate kinase, translated as MKIFKFGGASVKDAESVKNVARVLGSQGFEECLIVVSAMGKTTNALEKAVQVYFEKGGYEAEIKKVKQNHLEISNGLFAENHPVFAEISLFFDDIESFLRRNKSPNYNFVYDQVVSCGEMISSKILSEFLNDNQFENAWLDARDYIKTDDYYREGNVNWEETEKKISTLNKTVNYVTQGFIGSEDNNFTVTLGREGSDYSAAIFAYCLNADAMTIWKDVPGVMTGDPRKFENVSLLSEISYEDAIEMAYYGASVIHPKTLQPLKQKNIPFYVKSFVEPEKSGTKVGTSLGKQNAESYILKENQHFMRISTRDFSFIAEEHLSQIFAMLAKNKIKISLMQNTAISLELCLEDKYGTIDEFEKELQKNFKTELLKNVSLYTVRNANLEGGNKIYKDKNVLLEQSSNRTIQVVTN; from the coding sequence ATGAAGATTTTTAAGTTTGGAGGAGCATCGGTGAAGGATGCGGAAAGTGTAAAAAATGTTGCCCGCGTTTTGGGCTCTCAAGGTTTTGAGGAATGTTTAATTGTGGTTTCCGCAATGGGAAAAACTACTAATGCACTTGAAAAAGCAGTGCAGGTTTATTTTGAAAAAGGCGGTTACGAAGCCGAAATTAAGAAAGTCAAGCAGAACCACCTCGAAATATCTAATGGACTTTTCGCTGAAAACCATCCCGTCTTTGCCGAGATTTCACTTTTTTTTGACGATATCGAATCTTTTTTAAGGAGGAATAAATCACCAAACTATAATTTCGTTTATGATCAGGTGGTGAGCTGTGGTGAAATGATTTCATCTAAAATCCTCAGTGAATTTCTGAATGACAACCAGTTTGAAAATGCTTGGCTCGATGCACGTGACTACATCAAAACCGATGATTATTACCGCGAAGGAAATGTCAACTGGGAAGAAACAGAGAAAAAAATCTCAACGCTCAACAAAACCGTAAATTATGTAACTCAGGGTTTTATCGGGTCCGAAGACAATAATTTCACGGTAACGCTCGGTCGGGAAGGATCCGACTATTCTGCGGCAATTTTCGCGTATTGCCTCAATGCCGATGCGATGACCATTTGGAAAGATGTTCCAGGTGTGATGACCGGCGATCCGCGAAAATTCGAAAATGTGTCGCTGCTTTCAGAAATTTCTTATGAAGACGCGATCGAAATGGCGTATTACGGAGCTTCGGTAATTCACCCGAAAACGCTGCAGCCACTGAAACAAAAGAATATCCCTTTTTATGTGAAATCTTTTGTGGAACCCGAGAAATCGGGAACCAAAGTCGGAACTTCGTTGGGCAAGCAAAATGCTGAATCATACATTTTAAAAGAAAACCAGCATTTCATGAGGATTTCTACGCGAGATTTTTCTTTTATTGCCGAGGAACATTTAAGCCAGATTTTTGCGATGTTGGCAAAAAACAAAATCAAGATTTCTTTGATGCAGAACACAGCAATTTCACTGGAACTCTGTCTGGAAGACAAATACGGAACGATTGACGAGTTTGAAAAAGAACTTCAGAAAAATTTTAAAACAGAACTTCTAAAAAATGTTTCGCTTTATACCGTTAGAAATGCTAATTTAGAGGGCGGAAACAAAATCTATAAAGACAAAAATGTGCTGCTGGAACAAAGTTCAAACAGAACGATTCAGGTAGTAACCAACTAA
- a CDS encoding lysophospholipid acyltransferase family protein has protein sequence MSLISKNDLIKASGLNKIGFLKSPVAAAIMKLTKINEVNKLYDILKDKKGKDFFDSFVRERDLKYVVFEEDLAKIPKTGPFILVSNHPLGAIDGILMTKILTEIRPDFKVMGNFLLEKIKPMEPYVIPVNPFEGRKEVKNSSIGMRETLKHLENGGCVGIFPAGEVSNKNNEFGEILDKKWEKPALKLIKMAKVPVVPMYFHAKNSGLFYQMSKLHPDLQTLMLPAEMMNRREKPIRIRFGKAVSVKVMDEFDWEELGDFLQKKVYMLKSYYEKRRSIAERLNIPNLKINFTLGKEENVVQNIIDETPMDDVYRDIENLRQNDKMLFRNADYEVYFATYAEIPSVMREIGRQRELTFRKIGEGSNLPFDLDEYDQYYHHLFLWDNAAKKLAGAYRMALGAEVMKKYGIDGFYTSSLFEFDPELRPFFRKVIEMGRAYISTEYQQKPLPLFLLWRGIVHVCLRNPEHKFLMGGVSISDKFSEFSKSLMIEFMRSNYYDSAVAQYIHPKKEFKVRLKDRDKNLFFDEVESDLNKLDKIIDDLEPEMRLPVLIKKYIKQNAKVISFNVDPNFNDAIDGLMYIRISELPESTIKPVLEEMSEQMGKEENNPSENQ, from the coding sequence ATGAGTCTTATTTCTAAAAACGATCTGATCAAAGCATCGGGACTGAACAAAATTGGATTTTTGAAAAGTCCCGTCGCTGCTGCAATTATGAAGTTGACCAAGATCAACGAGGTCAACAAGCTTTATGATATTCTGAAAGATAAGAAGGGAAAAGATTTCTTTGACTCTTTCGTGCGCGAAAGAGATTTGAAATATGTAGTCTTTGAAGAAGACCTTGCCAAGATTCCGAAAACGGGCCCATTTATTTTGGTTTCGAATCATCCGTTAGGAGCGATTGATGGAATTCTGATGACGAAGATTCTCACAGAAATTCGCCCTGATTTTAAGGTGATGGGAAATTTTCTTCTCGAGAAAATCAAACCGATGGAACCCTACGTAATTCCGGTCAATCCTTTTGAAGGAAGAAAAGAAGTTAAGAACAGTTCTATCGGAATGCGCGAAACCCTTAAACACCTTGAAAATGGTGGCTGTGTCGGGATTTTTCCTGCGGGTGAAGTTTCCAACAAAAACAATGAATTCGGTGAAATCTTGGATAAAAAATGGGAGAAACCCGCACTGAAACTCATCAAAATGGCTAAAGTTCCTGTCGTTCCGATGTACTTTCACGCCAAGAACAGTGGTCTCTTTTACCAGATGTCAAAACTGCACCCGGATTTACAGACGTTAATGCTTCCTGCCGAGATGATGAACCGGCGCGAAAAACCAATCCGAATCAGGTTCGGTAAAGCAGTTTCGGTAAAGGTGATGGATGAGTTTGACTGGGAGGAATTAGGCGATTTTCTGCAGAAGAAAGTCTATATGCTCAAATCCTATTATGAAAAACGGAGATCGATTGCGGAGCGGCTCAATATTCCCAACCTTAAAATTAATTTCACTTTAGGAAAGGAGGAAAACGTGGTGCAGAACATCATCGATGAGACGCCCATGGACGATGTCTATCGAGATATCGAAAATCTTCGCCAAAACGATAAGATGCTTTTCCGCAATGCGGATTATGAAGTGTATTTTGCAACTTATGCCGAAATTCCTTCTGTGATGAGGGAAATCGGGAGACAACGCGAACTGACTTTCCGCAAAATTGGGGAGGGAAGCAATCTCCCATTCGACCTGGATGAGTACGACCAATACTACCACCATCTTTTTCTGTGGGACAATGCTGCCAAGAAATTGGCGGGAGCTTACCGAATGGCACTTGGTGCCGAAGTAATGAAAAAGTACGGAATTGATGGGTTTTATACCAGTTCCCTGTTTGAGTTTGATCCGGAACTTCGTCCGTTTTTCAGGAAGGTGATCGAGATGGGACGTGCCTATATTTCCACCGAGTACCAGCAGAAACCTTTGCCGCTTTTCCTTTTGTGGAGAGGGATTGTGCACGTTTGTTTAAGAAATCCTGAGCATAAATTCCTGATGGGAGGAGTGAGTATTTCGGATAAGTTTTCGGAATTCTCCAAATCTTTGATGATCGAGTTTATGCGCTCGAATTACTACGACTCCGCGGTTGCGCAGTATATCCACCCGAAAAAGGAGTTCAAAGTGCGTTTGAAAGACCGCGACAAGAATCTTTTTTTCGACGAAGTGGAATCCGACCTGAACAAGCTCGACAAAATCATCGACGATCTGGAGCCGGAAATGCGTTTGCCGGTGCTGATCAAGAAATACATCAAGCAGAATGCAAAAGTAATTTCCTTCAACGTTGATCCCAATTTCAACGATGCGATCGACGGCTTGATGTACATCCGAATCAGCGAGCTCCCCGAAAGTACGATAAAACCTGTATTGGAAGAAATGAGCGAACAGATGGGGAAGGAAGAAAATAATCCTTCTGAAAATCAGTAG
- a CDS encoding Fic family protein: MAVYNHQLKQWPNFFWQDDELINLLAEVRYLQGKLLGKVENLGFELRNEANMETLIQDVVKSSEIEGEILNPELVRSSIAVRLGLDYFGKENKDRHIDGIVEMMLDATQNSDKTLTNDRLFGWHSVLFPTGRSGMYKIEVAKWRMGDMQVVSGAMGREKVHFEAPKADVLEKEMNKFFQWFNSEQELDMILKAAIAHLWFVTIHPFDDGNGRIARAIADMQLSKADGVNQRFYSMSTQINADKKSYYSILEKTQKSDLDITDWLVWFLKCLKEAIINSGEIIDKVLIKHDFLLQNNFKIANERQKLIITKMLDGFTGNLTTSKYAKITKTSTDTALRDITDLVEKGIFLKSDSGGRSTFYVLNLSR, encoded by the coding sequence ATGGCAGTTTACAACCATCAATTAAAACAGTGGCCAAATTTTTTCTGGCAAGATGATGAGTTAATCAATCTGCTTGCAGAAGTCCGTTATTTGCAGGGAAAACTGTTGGGCAAGGTCGAAAATTTAGGTTTTGAACTCAGGAATGAAGCCAATATGGAAACTTTAATTCAGGATGTAGTAAAATCATCGGAAATTGAGGGCGAAATCCTGAATCCAGAGCTGGTAAGGTCATCAATTGCGGTGCGTCTTGGTTTAGACTATTTTGGCAAAGAAAATAAGGATCGCCATATCGATGGTATCGTGGAAATGATGTTGGATGCAACTCAAAATTCAGACAAAACACTTACCAATGATCGATTATTCGGATGGCATTCGGTCTTGTTTCCCACCGGAAGAAGCGGAATGTATAAGATAGAGGTTGCAAAATGGAGGATGGGTGATATGCAGGTGGTTTCAGGAGCAATGGGAAGAGAAAAAGTTCATTTTGAAGCACCTAAGGCGGATGTTTTAGAAAAAGAAATGAACAAATTTTTCCAATGGTTCAACAGTGAGCAGGAATTAGATATGATCTTGAAAGCGGCAATTGCGCATCTTTGGTTTGTAACCATTCACCCTTTTGATGATGGAAATGGAAGAATAGCGAGAGCAATTGCCGATATGCAACTGTCTAAAGCGGATGGTGTAAATCAAAGGTTCTACAGTATGTCCACACAGATTAATGCTGATAAAAAATCGTACTACTCGATACTTGAGAAAACTCAAAAAAGCGATTTGGATATTACGGATTGGCTTGTGTGGTTTTTGAAATGTTTGAAAGAAGCCATCATCAACTCAGGAGAAATCATTGACAAAGTTTTGATAAAGCATGATTTCTTACTCCAGAATAATTTCAAAATTGCGAATGAGCGTCAGAAATTGATCATTACAAAAATGTTGGACGGATTCACAGGCAACCTCACTACTTCCAAGTATGCCAAGATTACAAAAACATCTACTGATACGGCACTTCGCGATATCACGGATTTAGTTGAGAAAGGGATATTTCTGAAATCTGATTCCGGAGGTCGTAGTACTTTTTATGTGCTAAATTTAAGCAGGTAA
- a CDS encoding endonuclease MutS2, translated as MHIQQDDLNELEFPELLAEISPFAYSPKIAERISELLPLPIDEAEISLKKVAEYLSSFESENAIPFDEYEDIETELKLMMIENFRLENNGFIKIKNITQQIGKLQKFYPTYEDLFLNLNNDVKDLEYRKEIIDKIDRVFNRFGEVKSEASAELKVLRTEIQHARKAIQENFNRTLASLASTDFLDEIRESIIDDQRVLAVKSGFKKRVSGRVLGVSKTGSITYIQPESVVKHQFKLRENLEEEKKEVDKILRKLTAEISEFQPHLSDYQNYIFDLDLTRAKAKFAEMIGGVLPQINRHKTLRLKDAYHPLLLIRNRAENKQIFPQTLTLTEHNRILCISGPNAGGKSITLKTVGLLQLMIQSGILVPLHPKSEMFFFDKIMTDIGDNQSIENHLSTYSSRLKKMSKIIREADAETLLLIDEFGTGSDPELGGALAESFLEFFYDKKSFAIITTHYTNIKLVVEQLPNATNAAMLFDENSLEPLYKLEVGQAGSSFTFEVAEKNRIPRFIINAAKKKVEHDIVNLDKTIVKLQQEKFEVEKLKSNLTEQKESTQNKRENLEKLNEQLQQKLFNFQKLYEEEHRKLQFGNKIEGFIDSYVKGKSRKDVVKDFVKILEQEKFRKLGSDKDESKKLQVIKRKITQQLKKENVQERIAETHEKLEEKKKKERGVWIKVGQRVRISGSTSVGTIIEIHKNGKVTVNYGTFKTQISADELERI; from the coding sequence GTGCACATCCAACAAGACGATTTAAACGAACTTGAATTTCCCGAGCTTCTCGCGGAAATTTCACCTTTTGCCTATTCCCCGAAAATCGCGGAAAGGATATCAGAACTTCTCCCCCTTCCTATTGACGAAGCAGAAATTTCATTAAAGAAAGTTGCAGAATATTTATCGAGTTTCGAAAGCGAAAACGCCATTCCCTTCGATGAATACGAAGATATTGAAACCGAACTGAAACTGATGATGATCGAAAATTTCCGTCTGGAAAACAACGGATTCATCAAAATTAAAAATATCACCCAGCAAATCGGGAAGCTGCAGAAATTTTACCCCACCTACGAAGACTTGTTTCTGAACCTGAATAATGATGTTAAAGATTTGGAATACCGCAAGGAAATCATTGACAAAATCGACCGTGTTTTCAACCGTTTCGGCGAAGTGAAAAGCGAGGCATCTGCAGAACTGAAAGTTTTAAGAACGGAAATCCAGCACGCCCGAAAAGCCATTCAGGAAAACTTCAACCGAACTTTGGCTTCCTTGGCTTCCACCGATTTTTTAGATGAAATCCGGGAAAGTATTATTGATGACCAAAGAGTTTTGGCGGTAAAATCGGGTTTTAAGAAAAGAGTTTCGGGAAGAGTTTTAGGAGTTTCAAAAACGGGTTCTATTACCTACATCCAACCCGAATCTGTGGTAAAGCACCAGTTTAAACTGAGAGAAAATCTGGAGGAAGAAAAAAAGGAAGTCGATAAAATTCTACGAAAACTCACCGCTGAAATTTCAGAATTCCAGCCACATCTTTCTGATTACCAAAATTATATTTTCGATCTTGACTTAACCCGGGCAAAAGCCAAATTTGCCGAAATGATCGGAGGCGTTCTTCCACAGATCAACCGACACAAGACTTTACGGCTGAAAGACGCATATCATCCACTGCTTTTGATCCGAAATCGCGCGGAAAACAAACAGATATTTCCACAGACGCTTACTTTAACCGAACACAACAGAATCCTCTGTATTTCGGGACCGAACGCGGGTGGAAAATCCATCACCTTAAAAACAGTCGGATTGCTGCAACTGATGATTCAGAGCGGCATTCTGGTTCCGCTGCATCCAAAATCGGAAATGTTTTTCTTCGACAAAATAATGACCGACATCGGTGATAACCAGTCGATTGAAAACCACCTTTCCACCTACTCTTCCCGCCTGAAAAAAATGTCGAAAATCATCCGGGAAGCCGATGCAGAAACACTTTTGCTGATCGACGAATTTGGGACTGGTTCCGATCCGGAATTGGGTGGAGCGTTAGCAGAAAGTTTTCTGGAGTTTTTCTATGACAAGAAATCTTTCGCCATCATCACTACGCATTATACCAATATCAAACTGGTGGTGGAACAGCTTCCCAATGCGACCAATGCGGCGATGCTTTTCGACGAAAATTCTCTGGAACCACTCTATAAACTGGAAGTCGGACAAGCCGGAAGTTCGTTCACCTTTGAAGTTGCGGAGAAAAACCGAATTCCGAGGTTCATCATCAATGCAGCCAAGAAAAAGGTAGAACACGACATTGTGAACCTCGACAAAACGATTGTAAAACTTCAGCAGGAAAAATTTGAGGTCGAAAAATTAAAATCGAATTTAACAGAGCAAAAAGAATCTACCCAAAACAAACGAGAAAATCTGGAAAAACTGAACGAGCAACTTCAGCAAAAACTTTTTAACTTTCAAAAATTATACGAAGAAGAGCACCGCAAACTTCAGTTCGGGAACAAGATTGAGGGATTTATCGACTCTTATGTAAAAGGAAAATCCAGAAAAGATGTGGTGAAAGATTTCGTGAAAATCCTTGAGCAGGAAAAATTCCGCAAACTCGGTTCCGACAAGGACGAATCGAAAAAACTGCAGGTCATCAAGCGTAAAATTACCCAACAGCTGAAAAAGGAAAACGTTCAGGAACGAATCGCCGAAACCCACGAAAAACTGGAGGAGAAAAAGAAAAAGGAGCGCGGCGTTTGGATCAAAGTCGGACAGCGTGTGAGAATTTCTGGCTCAACTTCCGTAGGAACCATCATCGAAATCCACAAAAACGGAAAAGTGACGGTGAATTACGGCACCTTCAAAACGCAGATTTCTGCAGATGAGTTAGAGCGGATTTAA
- a CDS encoding uracil-DNA glycosylase — MNQTWTEILAPIKNSDYFKTLWQKVKEEYASSKCFPPKNQIFRAIELTPFENVKVVIIGQDPYHNDFQANGLCFSVSEEVAAPPSLKNIFTELKEDLGILRTKKELDDWAEQGVLLLNATLSVKAHSPNSHKDLGWEKFTDFVIKEISEKKENVVFVLWGAFAQKKEELIDSSKHFIIKSAHPSPFSVYRGFYGSRPFSKINDYLKSKNLEAISW; from the coding sequence ATGAACCAAACCTGGACTGAAATTCTCGCTCCCATTAAAAATTCCGATTACTTCAAAACGCTTTGGCAAAAAGTAAAAGAAGAATATGCTTCCTCAAAATGTTTCCCGCCAAAAAATCAGATTTTCAGAGCTATAGAGTTAACTCCATTTGAAAATGTGAAAGTGGTCATTATCGGACAGGATCCTTATCACAATGATTTCCAGGCGAATGGATTGTGTTTTTCGGTTTCGGAAGAAGTTGCTGCTCCGCCTTCATTAAAAAATATTTTTACCGAACTAAAGGAAGATTTGGGAATTCTTCGAACCAAAAAGGAACTCGACGATTGGGCGGAACAGGGAGTTTTGCTGCTCAATGCGACACTTTCGGTAAAAGCTCATTCGCCAAATTCACACAAAGATTTGGGTTGGGAAAAATTCACTGATTTTGTCATTAAAGAAATTTCTGAGAAAAAGGAAAATGTGGTGTTCGTTTTGTGGGGCGCGTTTGCACAAAAAAAGGAGGAACTAATCGATTCCTCCAAACATTTTATCATTAAATCTGCGCATCCATCGCCGTTTTCGGTGTACCGTGGCTTTTACGGAAGCAGACCTTTTTCAAAAATAAATGATTATTTAAAATCCAAAAACTTAGAAGCTATTTCGTGGTAG
- a CDS encoding DUF456 domain-containing protein produces the protein MDNSIIYLVCIVLMIVGILGTFIPVLPGLLLSICGLLIYKFGTDAPLSMGYVWIFVALTAISVVLNYVIPARTNRKYGGTRWGSVGSVIGTFAGMFFIPIPFGFLIGMFLGVFIGELLHDANDKKKALNSTKGAFIGFIYGTGFNFIVALAMFLVVILDMFKN, from the coding sequence ATGGACAACAGTATCATTTATCTGGTCTGCATTGTTTTAATGATTGTCGGAATTCTGGGAACTTTTATTCCTGTTTTGCCCGGACTTTTGCTAAGTATCTGCGGTTTGCTGATTTATAAATTTGGTACCGATGCTCCGCTTTCTATGGGTTATGTCTGGATTTTTGTGGCACTCACGGCGATTTCGGTCGTCTTGAATTATGTGATACCCGCAAGAACTAACAGGAAATACGGCGGAACTCGTTGGGGAAGCGTCGGTTCGGTAATCGGGACTTTTGCAGGAATGTTTTTCATTCCGATTCCGTTCGGTTTCTTGATCGGGATGTTTCTAGGAGTTTTCATCGGCGAACTTCTTCACGATGCGAACGACAAAAAGAAAGCGCTGAACTCCACCAAAGGTGCATTCATAGGGTTTATTTACGGAACCGGCTTTAATTTCATTGTTGCTTTGGCAATGTTTTTGGTGGTTATTTTAGATATGTTTAAAAATTGA
- a CDS encoding mechanosensitive ion channel domain-containing protein: protein MKGELIDTKDLLQNISDHIHFFAKDYFPDSWILLGQIVLKFLFLVALVYFVDFIFKLILNSVFRIFFNKDKYPVLKSVYRSRITNSFSHLLALLFASFALLSVFYRHPKSFTFLERLVGIAIVFVVAGMLYRGLAALKNYSIIQNDHYRIIALNAVSQTVKIFGIFVSTVVAVCVIFGISGSAIVGSLGAITAVLVLVFRDTILGFVTGIHVATSKNLKVGDWIGIPKYNLEGNIQDINLLTTKIQNFDKTISTIPTYDLLTTEIKNIQVMSESNKRRIKRSIIFNINSFKFLSSENIDQLARINLVKEYLLEKKSEIVAERESLSNPELLINGRQLTNIGVFREYVFNYLKNNEHIDQDETILVRQLENTTQGMPLEIYCFTNSSVWSNYEDIQADIFDHLLVASKEFDLQIVQFAKMYES, encoded by the coding sequence ATGAAGGGCGAACTGATAGACACCAAAGATTTATTGCAGAACATTAGCGATCATATTCACTTTTTCGCTAAGGATTATTTTCCCGATTCGTGGATCTTGTTGGGACAGATCGTGCTGAAGTTTCTGTTTTTGGTGGCATTGGTTTATTTCGTTGATTTCATCTTCAAGCTCATCCTTAATTCTGTTTTTCGGATTTTCTTTAACAAGGACAAATATCCGGTTCTGAAATCGGTGTACCGTTCCAGGATTACCAATTCCTTTTCGCATCTGCTGGCTTTGCTTTTTGCAAGTTTTGCGTTGCTGTCGGTTTTTTACAGGCACCCAAAAAGTTTTACTTTTTTGGAAAGGTTGGTCGGGATTGCTATTGTTTTCGTTGTCGCGGGAATGCTTTACAGAGGTTTAGCTGCCCTCAAAAATTATTCGATCATTCAGAACGACCATTATAGAATTATCGCGCTGAACGCGGTTTCGCAAACGGTCAAAATCTTCGGAATATTTGTTTCGACGGTAGTTGCGGTTTGTGTGATATTTGGAATCAGCGGATCTGCCATTGTGGGAAGTTTGGGTGCGATCACTGCGGTTTTGGTTTTGGTTTTTCGCGATACGATTTTGGGTTTTGTGACGGGAATTCATGTGGCAACATCCAAGAACCTGAAAGTCGGCGACTGGATCGGAATTCCGAAATACAATCTCGAAGGCAATATTCAGGATATCAATCTTTTAACAACGAAAATCCAAAATTTCGACAAAACCATTTCGACCATTCCAACTTACGATTTGCTCACGACAGAAATCAAGAATATTCAGGTAATGTCGGAAAGCAACAAACGGCGGATCAAGCGTTCGATTATCTTCAATATTAACTCGTTTAAATTTCTGAGCAGTGAAAATATCGACCAGCTCGCAAGAATCAATCTGGTCAAAGAATACCTTCTGGAAAAAAAATCCGAAATCGTTGCGGAACGCGAATCGCTTTCCAACCCCGAACTTCTCATTAATGGAAGACAGTTGACCAATATCGGCGTTTTCCGGGAATATGTCTTTAATTATCTGAAAAACAACGAGCATATCGATCAGGACGAAACCATTCTTGTGCGACAGCTGGAAAATACCACTCAAGGAATGCCTCTGGAAATCTATTGTTTTACCAACAGTTCCGTGTGGTCCAATTACGAGGATATTCAGGCAGATATTTTCGACCACCTTCTCGTAGCGTCCAAAGAGTTTGACCTGCAGATTGTGCAGTTTGCAAAAATGTATGAATCATGA
- a CDS encoding pyridoxine 5'-phosphate synthase, with protein MTKLSVNINKIATIRNARGGELPSVTEAAIKLQEFGAQGITVHPRPDERHITRKDVYDLKPLVHTEFNIEGNPHRPFIDMVLEIKPEQVTLVPDADDAITSNAGWDCEKNLDFLKSVIAEFKSAGIRTSIFLDPNPEMVKFAAETGTDRIELYTEAYARNYLLDKEAAIKPYYETALEATKFGLGINAGHDLSLDNLKYFAENIPNLLEVSIGHALISEALYLGLENTVQLYLKRLAKW; from the coding sequence ATGACAAAACTTAGTGTAAATATCAACAAAATTGCCACCATCAGAAATGCGAGAGGTGGCGAATTGCCGAGTGTGACCGAAGCGGCGATAAAACTTCAGGAATTCGGCGCGCAGGGAATTACTGTTCATCCACGTCCCGACGAAAGACACATTACCCGGAAAGATGTTTATGACCTGAAACCTTTGGTTCACACGGAATTCAATATCGAGGGAAATCCACACCGACCGTTTATCGATATGGTTCTGGAAATCAAACCGGAGCAGGTAACCCTCGTTCCCGATGCGGACGACGCCATCACGTCCAACGCAGGTTGGGATTGCGAAAAGAATCTCGATTTCCTGAAATCGGTCATTGCGGAGTTTAAGAGTGCGGGAATCCGAACCTCGATTTTTCTCGATCCAAATCCTGAAATGGTAAAGTTTGCCGCAGAAACCGGAACCGACAGAATCGAACTTTATACGGAAGCTTATGCCAGGAATTATCTGCTCGATAAAGAAGCGGCTATCAAACCTTATTACGAAACCGCTTTGGAAGCGACGAAATTTGGTTTGGGAATCAACGCCGGTCACGATTTGAGCTTAGACAACCTGAAATATTTTGCCGAAAATATCCCGAATCTTTTGGAGGTATCGATTGGTCACGCCCTGATTTCGGAGGCGCTTTATTTGGGACTGGAAAATACGGTACAGCTCTATCTGAAGCGATTGGCGAAATGGTAG